The following proteins are co-located in the Hyalangium minutum genome:
- a CDS encoding PAS domain-containing sensor histidine kinase, which translates to MPSSSSGDPLLHALWELQADVLHGGAIQSSLERWLTLLLAEVGGEHGVLGVELPGPGATRRLQLVASTPPDLVKVIWEVALLRLAEAPELRSLQSLVHLVLSTRQPVSAEGPGEPLPRFVRVLPLECEQMRGFVGFSQSLGDVPSKTPESFQLLLDVGTSLLHSWHEEHPPLPLNEWGELEQLRQTLASVQEEVWSLDGPTGTLRVSRRWRESLGYTEDEAPRTIPAWQALCHPEDLPRIERSFQEHATGSTPYAEFEYRARGKDGEWGWLRSRARVAARDAQGQPIRLVGTDTDLTALKRSEERLSALLQAVPDLIFRQHVDGTFLDFSCSTTEETFLRPEDFVGRNIRDLAMPQHLIDTTFTNIEKVLREGLLAVYDYEMDLPHGRQSYEARMVRSGPDEVVSIIRNVTERRLVEQRQAQLIQAEKLASLGQMAAGLAHEINNPVSYVTSTLRALDEYVVAVGPLLRMLSEWLAVPGTAPRTVTGEQLARMRQLWEQGDVDELIAAMPELLQESLTGTQRIKEIAQSLRVFAREDDGQVQTVDLNEELESTLRMVGNELKYKCEVKRDFEALPLITCSPTQIVQVFTNLLLNAAQAIETRGEIRIRTRQKDQEVVVEVSDTGKGMTAETLSKLFTPFFTTKPRGQGTGLGLSISRDIVTRQGGRIEVRSEPGKGSTFTVYLPITPL; encoded by the coding sequence GTGCCCTCCTCCTCTTCTGGCGATCCCCTGCTCCACGCGCTTTGGGAACTCCAGGCCGACGTCCTCCACGGAGGGGCCATCCAGTCCTCGCTCGAGCGATGGCTCACACTGCTGCTGGCGGAGGTGGGCGGTGAGCACGGCGTTCTCGGCGTGGAGCTTCCGGGGCCCGGTGCAACGAGGCGGCTCCAGCTCGTGGCCTCCACGCCCCCCGACTTGGTGAAAGTCATCTGGGAGGTGGCCTTGCTGCGGCTGGCCGAAGCTCCCGAGCTCCGGAGCCTCCAGTCCCTGGTGCACCTGGTGCTCTCGACGCGTCAGCCCGTGTCCGCCGAGGGCCCTGGGGAGCCATTGCCGCGCTTCGTTCGGGTGCTGCCTCTCGAATGCGAGCAGATGAGGGGCTTCGTGGGCTTCAGCCAGAGCCTGGGGGATGTCCCCTCCAAGACTCCGGAGTCCTTCCAATTGCTGCTGGACGTGGGCACCAGCCTCTTGCACAGCTGGCATGAGGAGCATCCTCCTCTGCCCCTCAACGAGTGGGGAGAGCTGGAGCAACTGCGACAGACGCTGGCGAGCGTGCAAGAGGAGGTGTGGTCCCTGGACGGCCCCACGGGGACACTGCGGGTGAGCCGCCGCTGGCGGGAGAGCCTCGGGTACACCGAGGACGAGGCGCCCCGCACCATCCCAGCGTGGCAGGCGCTCTGCCACCCTGAAGACTTGCCTCGCATCGAGCGCAGCTTCCAGGAGCACGCGACGGGCTCCACACCCTATGCCGAGTTCGAGTACCGCGCGCGAGGCAAGGATGGCGAGTGGGGCTGGCTGCGCAGCCGGGCGCGGGTGGCGGCGAGGGACGCGCAGGGGCAGCCGATCCGCCTGGTGGGCACCGACACGGACCTCACGGCCCTGAAGCGGAGCGAGGAGCGCTTGAGCGCCCTGCTCCAGGCGGTCCCGGACCTCATCTTCCGGCAGCACGTGGACGGCACGTTCCTGGACTTCAGCTGCAGCACCACCGAGGAGACCTTTCTGCGGCCCGAGGACTTCGTGGGCCGGAACATCCGGGACCTGGCGATGCCTCAGCACCTGATCGACACGACGTTCACGAACATCGAGAAGGTGCTCCGGGAGGGCCTGTTGGCCGTCTACGACTATGAGATGGACCTGCCGCACGGGCGCCAGAGCTACGAGGCGCGCATGGTCCGCAGCGGCCCGGACGAGGTGGTGAGCATCATCCGCAACGTGACCGAGCGGCGGCTGGTGGAGCAGCGGCAGGCCCAGCTCATCCAGGCCGAGAAGCTGGCCTCGCTGGGGCAGATGGCAGCGGGGCTCGCGCACGAGATCAACAACCCGGTGAGCTATGTGACGAGCACCCTGCGGGCGCTCGATGAATACGTGGTGGCCGTGGGCCCGCTGCTGCGGATGTTGAGCGAGTGGCTGGCGGTGCCGGGGACTGCGCCGCGCACGGTGACGGGGGAGCAGCTCGCGCGCATGCGCCAACTGTGGGAGCAGGGGGACGTGGACGAGCTGATCGCGGCCATGCCGGAGTTGCTGCAGGAGTCGCTGACGGGCACCCAGCGCATCAAGGAGATTGCCCAGAGCCTGCGGGTGTTCGCCCGCGAGGACGATGGCCAGGTCCAGACGGTGGATCTGAACGAGGAGCTGGAGTCCACGCTGCGGATGGTGGGCAACGAGCTCAAGTACAAGTGCGAGGTGAAGCGGGACTTCGAGGCGTTGCCCCTCATCACGTGTTCGCCCACGCAGATCGTCCAGGTGTTCACCAACCTGCTCCTGAACGCGGCTCAGGCCATCGAGACGCGGGGGGAAATTCGCATCCGCACGCGGCAGAAGGACCAGGAGGTGGTGGTGGAGGTCTCCGACACGGGCAAGGGGATGACGGCGGAGACGCTCTCCAAGCTGTTCACACCGTTCTTCACCACCAAGCCGCGGGGACAGGGAACGGGGCTGGGGCTGTCCATCAGCCGTGACATCGTCACGCGGCAGGGAGGCCGCATCGAGGTGCGGAGCGAGCCTGGCAAGGGCAGCACCTTCACGGTGTATCTGCCCATCACGCCGCTGTGA
- a CDS encoding S41 family peptidase, whose protein sequence is MQRWIAVGLWLVSTSAGAQAAGAYAKRGDEVVAQVRERFYDAKKGVEWARSHQGYGAAAKSEEDFERLTNEALADLKASHTAYYPRESQGFVALSSIFRPFLKLKEVEYVSMGVDVVERPEGFFVRHVFPGGPADTAGLKRGDRIVSVEGKPFHPVRSLKDRTGKPTQVTVERAKGARPLTVTVTPRRVDPKAEWLEVQEKSSRILERGGKRVAYQYVYSCAGSEHQEALAEYILGKGQEADALVVDLRDGWGGCNVDFLNLFNTRLPVLTSVARDGKQVVSVGSWVKPVVLLVNGGSRSGKELVAFAMKQREMAKLVGERTAGAALAGTPLRLSNGDLFYLAVMDVTIDGTRLEGVGVTPDVEVPEALPYAAGKDPQLEKALEVAAAAKPPPGPAEGLK, encoded by the coding sequence ATGCAACGCTGGATTGCGGTGGGGCTCTGGCTGGTGAGCACGAGCGCAGGGGCCCAGGCTGCCGGTGCGTACGCGAAGCGGGGGGACGAGGTGGTGGCCCAGGTGCGCGAGCGCTTCTACGACGCGAAGAAGGGGGTGGAGTGGGCCCGGAGCCACCAGGGCTACGGTGCGGCGGCGAAGTCGGAGGAGGACTTCGAGCGGCTCACGAACGAGGCGCTGGCGGACTTGAAGGCCTCGCACACGGCGTACTACCCGCGCGAGAGCCAGGGGTTCGTGGCGCTCTCGTCCATCTTCCGGCCGTTCCTGAAGTTGAAGGAGGTGGAGTACGTGAGCATGGGCGTGGACGTGGTGGAGCGCCCCGAGGGCTTCTTCGTGCGCCACGTCTTCCCGGGCGGGCCGGCGGACACGGCGGGCCTGAAGCGGGGAGACCGCATCGTGAGCGTGGAGGGCAAGCCCTTCCACCCGGTGCGCTCGTTGAAGGACCGGACCGGCAAGCCCACGCAGGTGACGGTGGAGCGGGCGAAGGGCGCACGGCCGCTCACGGTGACGGTGACGCCGCGCCGCGTGGACCCGAAGGCCGAGTGGCTCGAGGTGCAGGAGAAGAGCTCGCGCATCCTCGAGCGCGGCGGCAAGCGCGTGGCCTACCAGTACGTCTACTCGTGCGCGGGCTCGGAGCACCAGGAGGCGCTGGCCGAGTACATCCTCGGCAAGGGGCAGGAGGCGGACGCGCTCGTGGTGGACCTGCGGGATGGGTGGGGCGGGTGCAACGTGGACTTCCTCAACCTCTTCAACACGCGGTTGCCGGTGCTCACGTCCGTGGCGCGGGACGGCAAGCAGGTGGTGTCGGTGGGCTCCTGGGTGAAGCCCGTGGTGCTGCTGGTGAACGGCGGCTCGCGCAGCGGCAAGGAGCTGGTGGCGTTCGCCATGAAGCAGCGCGAGATGGCCAAGCTGGTGGGCGAGCGGACCGCGGGCGCGGCTTTGGCGGGCACGCCCCTGCGCCTGTCCAACGGGGACCTGTTCTATCTGGCGGTGATGGACGTGACCATCGATGGAACGCGGCTGGAGGGCGTCGGAGTCACTCCGGACGTCGAGGTGCCCGAGGCGCTGCCGTACGCGGCGGGGAAGGATCCCCAGCTGGAGAAGGCGCTCGAGGTGGCCGCGGCCGCCAAGCCCCCGCCCGGACCGGCCGAGGGCCTGAAGTAG
- a CDS encoding GNAT family N-acetyltransferase, protein MKALVLEYVEGLGLDLSFQDIEAELHEFPGEYAPPEGRLLLAMSGEEAAGCVGLRPLEPDVCEMKRLYVQPRYRGHGLGAQLARAVITEARAMGYAAMRLDTLPSMTSAIGMYRELGFQLIVPYYRNPIEGALFFELKL, encoded by the coding sequence GTGAAGGCACTGGTTCTCGAGTACGTGGAGGGGCTCGGGCTAGACCTGAGCTTCCAGGACATCGAGGCGGAGCTGCACGAGTTCCCAGGCGAGTACGCACCGCCGGAGGGCCGTCTGCTGCTGGCCATGAGCGGGGAAGAGGCTGCGGGGTGTGTCGGCCTGCGCCCGCTGGAGCCGGACGTCTGTGAGATGAAGCGGCTGTACGTGCAGCCTCGCTACCGGGGGCACGGGTTGGGGGCACAGCTCGCGCGGGCGGTGATCACCGAGGCCCGTGCGATGGGTTATGCGGCAATGCGGCTAGACACGCTCCCGTCGATGACGTCGGCCATCGGCATGTACCGGGAGCTGGGCTTCCAGCTCATCGTCCCGTACTACCGGAACCCCATCGAGGGTGCGCTGTTCTTCGAGCTGAAGTTGTAG
- a CDS encoding enolase C-terminal domain-like protein, translating into MLPTAITALTAEPLDLPLTEPFAIATGAQHVAHNVLVRLTLADGTTGLGEAAPFTAVSGETQARTLAAIQSMRERLIGQDVRAWRPLSVSLTEALPHEPSARCGLETALLDALTRHHRVPLWVFFGGSGTELDIDMTVTAGDRAHAISSARAIIARGITTLKVKVGALPPEQDVERLIAIYEVAPQARLFADANGGYTVPQARAFLAGLERANVPLALFEQPVSADDITGMAELTRSSRMPICADESARSAQDVLRLIRERAASGINIKTMKCGVVESLMMWHLARASGMALMIGGMVESTLAMSLSAHLAAGLGGFHYADLDTPLFIAKHPFRGGYHQQESRVSIGDVTAGHGVELA; encoded by the coding sequence ATGCTCCCCACTGCCATCACCGCGCTGACCGCTGAGCCGTTGGATCTTCCCCTCACCGAGCCCTTCGCCATCGCTACCGGGGCGCAGCACGTGGCGCACAACGTGCTCGTGCGCCTCACGCTGGCCGATGGCACCACCGGCCTGGGCGAGGCCGCGCCCTTCACTGCCGTCAGTGGAGAGACCCAGGCCCGGACGCTCGCTGCCATCCAGTCCATGCGCGAGCGGCTCATCGGTCAGGACGTCCGCGCCTGGCGCCCGCTGTCTGTGTCCCTCACCGAGGCGCTGCCCCATGAGCCCTCGGCCCGCTGCGGATTGGAGACTGCCCTCCTGGATGCGTTGACGCGGCACCACCGCGTCCCGCTGTGGGTCTTCTTCGGTGGCTCCGGTACGGAGCTGGACATCGACATGACGGTGACGGCCGGGGACCGCGCGCACGCCATCTCCTCCGCCCGCGCCATCATCGCCCGGGGCATCACCACCCTGAAGGTGAAGGTCGGCGCCCTCCCCCCCGAGCAGGACGTGGAGCGGCTCATCGCCATCTATGAGGTGGCGCCCCAAGCGCGGCTGTTCGCCGATGCCAACGGCGGCTACACCGTGCCTCAGGCCCGCGCCTTCCTCGCCGGCCTGGAGCGGGCCAATGTGCCGCTCGCGCTGTTCGAGCAGCCCGTCTCCGCCGATGACATCACCGGCATGGCCGAGCTCACCCGCAGCTCCCGCATGCCCATCTGCGCCGACGAGTCCGCCCGCTCCGCCCAGGACGTACTGCGGCTCATCCGCGAGCGCGCCGCCAGCGGCATCAACATCAAGACCATGAAGTGCGGCGTCGTGGAGTCTCTCATGATGTGGCACCTGGCCCGTGCCTCGGGCATGGCGCTGATGATCGGCGGCATGGTGGAGAGCACGCTGGCCATGAGCCTGTCAGCCCACCTCGCGGCGGGCCTCGGCGGCTTCCACTACGCGGACCTCGATACGCCCCTCTTCATCGCCAAGCACCCGTTCCGCGGCGGGTACCACCAGCAGGAGTCCCGGGTGAGCATCGGGGATGTCACCGCAGGCCACGGCGTGGAGCTGGCGTAG
- a CDS encoding response regulator transcription factor codes for MLDSLDTPLRLALVAEDPLARGALSRALSDQGGEGLTLAAAGTLAELESARTEPPDVVLWDVGLRLTGAEGRLEAPDLGAPVLALVPEEAAAELALGAGARGVLFRDAAPGALVAALRAVAQGLAVFEPTLSPVRVAPRASAPPTPPEALTPREREVLALLAEGLSNKAIADRLAISEHTAKFHVNAVLAKLGVQRRTEAVVRAARLGLVTL; via the coding sequence GTGCTGGACTCACTCGACACGCCGCTCCGCCTCGCCCTCGTGGCCGAGGATCCGCTCGCTCGCGGGGCCCTCTCCCGGGCGCTCTCCGACCAGGGCGGCGAGGGCCTCACCCTGGCCGCGGCCGGGACGCTCGCGGAGCTGGAGTCCGCCCGCACCGAGCCTCCGGACGTGGTGCTGTGGGACGTGGGTCTGCGCCTCACCGGTGCCGAGGGACGCCTGGAGGCCCCGGACCTGGGCGCGCCCGTGCTCGCGCTCGTGCCGGAGGAGGCGGCCGCGGAGCTGGCCCTGGGCGCGGGGGCTCGGGGCGTGCTCTTCCGGGACGCCGCTCCTGGCGCATTGGTGGCCGCGCTTCGGGCCGTGGCCCAGGGGCTCGCCGTCTTCGAGCCCACGCTCTCCCCCGTGCGCGTGGCCCCGCGGGCCTCCGCCCCTCCCACCCCGCCTGAGGCCCTGACGCCTCGGGAACGCGAAGTCCTCGCGCTGCTGGCCGAGGGCCTCTCCAACAAGGCCATTGCCGACCGGCTCGCCATCAGCGAACACACCGCGAAGTTCCACGTCAACGCGGTACTCGCCAAGCTGGGCGTCCAGCGGCGGACTGAAGCCGTCGTCAGAGCGGCGCGCCTGGGTTTGGTGACGCTATAA
- a CDS encoding S1C family serine protease → MNLLQQFSDDLEGLVARASPAVVGVEHGRGHGTGLFLTPDGYVLTNRHVVRNSRKQTITLSTGEERKATFVGGDAPTDLAVLRAEGSDFPTLPLADPKDVRMGQLVVAIGNPFRLEQSVSLGVVSAINRSITLPDGTVLEGMLQTDAAINPGNSGGPLLNTRGQVVGLNTLVLPYAQGIGFAVSATTAAWVASLLIQRGKVERRYLGVAARAVLLEPREAKDAGQPRGVLVLKVQEGTPAEEAGLQPEDLLLGINEHPVGSVDDVQRLMALSVDPHVKMDVLRKGRRRELSAYIFWRKEHAAA, encoded by the coding sequence ATGAACCTGCTGCAGCAATTCTCGGATGATCTCGAAGGGCTCGTCGCCCGCGCCTCCCCCGCCGTCGTGGGTGTGGAGCACGGTCGTGGCCACGGCACCGGTCTCTTCCTCACCCCCGATGGCTACGTGCTCACCAACCGCCACGTCGTGCGCAACTCGCGCAAACAGACCATCACCCTCTCCACGGGCGAGGAGCGCAAGGCCACCTTCGTCGGCGGAGACGCCCCCACGGACCTCGCCGTGCTGCGCGCCGAGGGCTCTGACTTCCCCACCCTCCCCCTGGCCGATCCCAAGGACGTGCGCATGGGGCAGCTCGTGGTGGCCATCGGCAACCCGTTCCGTCTGGAGCAGTCCGTGTCCCTCGGCGTGGTGAGCGCCATCAACCGCAGCATCACGCTGCCCGACGGCACAGTGCTGGAGGGCATGCTCCAGACGGATGCCGCCATCAACCCCGGCAACTCGGGCGGGCCGCTGCTCAACACCCGAGGCCAGGTGGTGGGGCTCAACACGCTCGTGTTGCCGTACGCGCAGGGCATCGGGTTCGCCGTCAGCGCCACCACGGCGGCCTGGGTCGCCAGCCTCCTCATCCAGCGCGGCAAGGTGGAGCGCCGCTACCTCGGCGTGGCCGCCCGCGCGGTGCTCCTCGAGCCCCGAGAGGCCAAGGACGCGGGCCAGCCTCGCGGCGTGCTCGTCCTCAAGGTGCAGGAGGGCACTCCCGCTGAAGAGGCCGGCCTCCAGCCGGAGGATCTGCTGCTGGGCATCAACGAGCACCCCGTGGGCAGCGTGGACGACGTGCAGCGCCTGATGGCCCTGTCCGTGGATCCGCACGTGAAGATGGACGTGCTGCGCAAGGGCCGCCGCCGCGAGCTCTCCGCCTACATCTTCTGGCGCAAGGAGCACGCGGCCGCGTAG
- a CDS encoding S1C family serine protease, translating to MSDLLSLSQSIASLVERVAPSIVRVEARRRHGATGIIWSAEGHILTTSHAVEREEQIQLTLPDGRTTPAEIVGRDPSTDLALLKTETSGLTPLTPAPLDGVKVGHLVLAVGHPGRTTRATLGIVSALGDEWRTHAGGRVDRYLETDADLPPGFSGGPLLDAQGRFLGLLTAAFSRTAAVVIPGATLTRVVNTLKEHGGVRRGYLGVGAYPVRLPQHLWAKAGAETGLIFLSVDPDGPAYRAGLLMGDVLVNLGGRTLEGVEDLLGYLAEEKVGTAVQAKVLRAGEVREVSLTVGKRS from the coding sequence ATGTCCGACCTGCTCTCCCTCTCCCAGTCCATCGCCTCCCTTGTCGAGCGCGTTGCTCCCTCCATCGTTCGTGTCGAGGCCCGCCGCCGCCATGGCGCCACCGGCATCATCTGGAGCGCGGAAGGCCACATCCTCACCACCAGCCACGCCGTCGAGCGCGAGGAGCAAATTCAGCTCACCCTCCCCGATGGCCGCACCACTCCTGCCGAGATCGTCGGCCGCGACCCGAGCACCGATCTCGCCCTCCTCAAGACCGAAACCTCGGGCCTCACTCCGCTCACCCCTGCTCCGCTGGACGGCGTGAAGGTGGGTCACCTCGTGCTCGCCGTGGGCCACCCCGGCCGCACCACCCGTGCCACCCTGGGAATTGTCAGCGCTCTCGGCGATGAGTGGCGCACCCACGCCGGTGGCCGCGTCGACCGCTACCTGGAGACTGACGCGGACCTGCCCCCTGGCTTCTCCGGTGGCCCGTTGCTCGATGCCCAGGGCCGCTTCCTCGGCCTGCTCACCGCCGCGTTCTCCCGCACCGCCGCCGTCGTCATCCCCGGCGCCACCCTCACCCGCGTGGTGAACACCCTCAAGGAGCACGGCGGTGTCCGCCGGGGCTACCTCGGCGTGGGCGCCTACCCCGTACGCCTCCCCCAGCACCTCTGGGCCAAGGCGGGTGCGGAAACAGGCCTCATCTTCCTCTCCGTGGACCCCGACGGCCCCGCCTACCGCGCCGGCTTGCTGATGGGTGACGTGCTGGTGAACCTCGGCGGCCGCACCCTGGAGGGCGTGGAGGATCTGCTCGGCTACCTCGCCGAAGAGAAGGTGGGCACCGCCGTCCAGGCCAAAGTGCTGCGGGCCGGCGAGGTGCGTGAAGTGTCTCTCACCGTCGGGAAGCGCTCGTGA